In a genomic window of Pedobacter sp. KBS0701:
- a CDS encoding PAS domain-containing protein: MDLISLSVIKSLFKISQILTFYTDQLETSNNRKFELSGNAGASNFQLMTMALDASISGIIITDHTQPDNPIIYCNKAFENITGYSRKEIIGHNCRFLQAQDRNQKERAILAKCITEGEECRVEIRNYKKNGDLFWNELYMSPVKNPDGEVTHFIGVQNDVTSRKNAEQDLRQQKLVMEKRIRERTKELRESEAFLSSIIETVREGLLVLDPDFNVLSANYHFLRTFKVSKEETVGRQLYDLGNHQWDIPKLRDLLVKILPTNNPVVDFEVEHDFPHIGRKLMLLNAYRVEFEGQFKDQILLAIEDITERREVEIRKDDFLSIASHELRTPLTTIKGYVQLLERAMPQNASEKFLSTFGKVSVYVERLNSLISELLDVSRIQSGNMELHMAKFDFDVMIAEAVEGMRATVPGHQIILNGQTGASVMADESHIAQVVSNLLSNAIKYAPDSEKIEVNIANVSDYVKVSVKDFGLGMSPEDRKKVFERFYRGVEIQKKFPGMGIGLYICDQIIKNHNGTLWVESEIGKGSIFSFTLPKAGKEPNG, translated from the coding sequence ATGGATTTAATTTCATTAAGCGTGATTAAATCACTATTTAAAATAAGTCAGATACTCACATTTTATACTGATCAATTGGAAACATCAAATAATCGAAAATTCGAACTTTCAGGAAATGCAGGCGCATCTAATTTCCAGCTGATGACCATGGCATTGGATGCCTCTATTTCTGGCATTATTATCACCGATCATACCCAGCCAGACAACCCAATTATCTATTGCAATAAGGCCTTTGAAAATATTACAGGATATTCCAGGAAGGAGATTATAGGTCATAACTGCAGGTTTCTACAGGCGCAAGACCGAAACCAAAAAGAAAGGGCAATTTTAGCCAAATGTATTACCGAGGGTGAAGAGTGCCGGGTAGAAATCAGGAATTATAAAAAGAATGGAGACCTGTTCTGGAACGAACTCTATATGTCGCCGGTTAAAAATCCTGACGGTGAGGTAACCCATTTTATAGGTGTTCAGAATGATGTAACCTCGAGAAAGAATGCAGAACAAGATTTGCGGCAGCAGAAATTGGTAATGGAAAAGAGGATCAGGGAACGCACAAAAGAACTTCGCGAAAGCGAAGCATTTCTATCGAGTATTATTGAAACAGTGCGCGAGGGTCTTTTAGTGCTCGATCCTGATTTTAATGTGCTGAGTGCAAATTATCATTTTCTGAGGACTTTTAAGGTAAGTAAAGAAGAAACAGTGGGCCGTCAGTTATATGATTTAGGTAACCATCAATGGGATATTCCGAAGCTCCGCGATTTGCTCGTTAAAATTCTGCCAACCAATAACCCTGTTGTTGATTTCGAGGTTGAGCATGATTTTCCACATATTGGAAGGAAACTAATGCTCCTGAATGCTTACCGGGTAGAATTTGAGGGGCAATTTAAAGACCAGATTCTACTGGCTATAGAAGACATTACCGAAAGGCGTGAGGTAGAAATTAGGAAGGATGATTTTTTATCAATTGCCAGTCACGAACTTCGTACACCGCTAACTACCATAAAAGGTTATGTGCAGCTGTTGGAACGCGCTATGCCACAAAATGCCAGTGAGAAATTTTTGTCGACTTTTGGTAAAGTATCTGTGTACGTAGAGCGGTTAAATTCGCTAATTAGTGAACTGCTCGACGTTTCGCGTATTCAAAGTGGTAATATGGAACTACACATGGCGAAATTCGATTTCGATGTCATGATTGCAGAAGCCGTTGAAGGTATGCGCGCTACGGTTCCTGGTCACCAAATTATACTGAATGGCCAAACCGGGGCAAGCGTGATGGCTGATGAGTCGCATATTGCCCAGGTAGTGAGCAACCTTTTGTCAAATGCCATTAAATATGCGCCAGATTCTGAGAAAATTGAAGTGAACATCGCCAATGTAAGTGATTATGTGAAGGTATCAGTAAAGGATTTTGGATTGGGAATGAGTCCTGAAGACAGGAAAAAAGTTTTTGAACGGTTTTATCGGGGAGTAGAAATCCAGAAGAAATTTCCAGGTATGGGAATAGGTCTTTATATCTGCGACCAGATTATTAAAAACCATAACGGCACCCTTTGGGTAGAAAGCGAAATAGGCAAAGGTTCTATATTTAGCTTTACTTTACCTAAGGCAGGAAAGGAACCGAATGGATAA
- a CDS encoding paraquat-inducible protein A: MSELQKDNTSSHNQVKPGRSRSASFILIAALSLLLVVAAYCGYRFRTLAYEQKHIKEDYSLSNNITFGIFSVDRWGDKISAVVDRRVKGFKLTKSQKADMQQEVEKQLHGMVNKAVAEFTRPQKGLGAKLKKLAFNTFVDVKEIHALVPSFSRTIVTKVTSPKSLKKLKSVAVGKLDELEAQTYDLSDQTISSVEHSIYQKYKVNNATAFDKVVNSKLKQIKGLSYQYAIGMTACIVIALLLWLILRKRVDSEVALFVISLLFAFILLAVGVSSPIIEVDARISTLEFALLGEKLVFTNQVLFFQSQSILGIIGTLVEQPKPDAVLVGILLMLFVVILPLLRLIARGLQVSCTKILGDSKFIRFLAFDLGKWDMADVMVVGIAMTYIGLNGILKSQLSGLNIDTEALKVVTVNNSALQLGFFIFVAYVAYNIILSSILKRIDEQNGPCN, translated from the coding sequence ATGAGCGAATTGCAAAAAGATAACACCAGCAGTCATAACCAGGTTAAGCCAGGTCGATCAAGATCAGCATCTTTTATCCTGATTGCAGCGCTTTCGCTGTTATTAGTGGTTGCAGCATACTGCGGATACCGTTTCAGGACACTTGCCTATGAGCAGAAACACATTAAGGAAGATTATAGTCTTTCGAACAACATCACTTTTGGTATATTTTCGGTTGACCGTTGGGGAGATAAAATATCAGCAGTGGTTGATCGCCGGGTAAAGGGCTTTAAACTCACTAAAAGCCAGAAAGCTGATATGCAGCAGGAGGTTGAAAAACAGTTGCACGGTATGGTTAATAAAGCTGTGGCAGAATTTACCAGGCCTCAGAAAGGGCTTGGAGCGAAACTCAAAAAACTTGCTTTCAATACATTTGTCGATGTAAAAGAGATCCATGCACTGGTTCCATCTTTCTCCCGTACCATCGTTACCAAAGTAACCAGCCCTAAAAGCCTGAAAAAGTTAAAATCTGTAGCGGTGGGTAAACTTGATGAACTGGAAGCACAGACTTACGACTTAAGCGATCAAACCATCTCATCCGTAGAGCATAGCATTTATCAAAAATATAAAGTAAACAATGCAACTGCATTTGACAAAGTTGTAAATTCAAAACTTAAGCAGATTAAAGGGTTAAGCTATCAATATGCAATAGGTATGACCGCTTGCATTGTTATCGCCCTACTGCTCTGGCTGATATTGCGCAAGCGGGTAGATAGTGAGGTTGCCCTTTTTGTTATCTCATTGCTTTTTGCCTTTATTTTACTTGCAGTAGGTGTATCTTCCCCTATTATTGAAGTAGATGCCAGAATTAGTACTCTTGAATTTGCATTGCTTGGAGAAAAACTTGTTTTCACCAATCAGGTGCTCTTTTTCCAAAGTCAGAGTATACTGGGTATTATTGGTACATTGGTAGAACAGCCTAAACCAGATGCGGTATTGGTTGGCATACTGCTTATGCTCTTTGTGGTGATATTGCCGCTGTTACGTCTGATTGCCCGCGGGCTGCAGGTATCTTGCACTAAGATACTGGGCGACTCTAAATTCATCCGTTTTCTGGCGTTTGACCTTGGCAAATGGGATATGGCAGACGTTATGGTAGTGGGGATAGCAATGACTTACATTGGCCTTAACGGGATATTAAAAAGCCAGTTATCAGGGCTTAATATCGATACTGAGGCCTTAAAAGTGGTTACCGTAAACAACTCAGCACTACAGCTGGGCTTCTTTATCTTTGTTGCTTATGTAGCTTATAATATCATATTATCTTCCATTCTCAAACGCATAGATGAACAAAATGGCCCCTGCAATTAG
- a CDS encoding glycoside hydrolase family 9 protein: MNSIVYRWFLILLSLVTTAATAQQIAPPEIVLDQSGYYPKLEKSAVVLQAVSANGFELLSMPDRKPVYTGVLSEPKVTGYSKIKTRIADFSAFNQPGQYIIRIPGVSDSPVFRIAEGVHHDLAVAALKAFYYQRASSALDVNYAGKWNRVAGHPDTSVYIHPSAASKNRKADSKINVAGGWYDAGDYNKYVVNSGISTSTLLSAYEDFSEYFLNQEVHIPHAKNKVPDVLTEAVYNLRWMLKMQDPADGGVYHKCTNLDFDAMVMPDKALSKRYVVAKGTAATLNLAAVAAQAYRIFKHFPEQYPGLADSCLLASRNAWRWSLNNPSVIYDQDLLNKTSDLKVTTGTYGDKNLEDEWTWASAELLASTGEQAYFDAFFARLNDQVSLPSWSNVGILGYYTLIRCEGQLPERYKSVTSILKKKILTLADRYLAAFKTGPYHTVIGASLYDFAWGSNSSAMNQSILLIKSYLFSKKDAYLDAAVSNLDYVLGKNATGYSFVTGIGYKSPMHPHHRLSFADGIAEPVPGLLVGGPNREKQDGLKYDPEPELSYLDDANSYASNEIAINWNAPLVYVANAMEYLEKGMKEGMK; the protein is encoded by the coding sequence ATGAATAGCATTGTATATAGGTGGTTTTTAATATTGTTATCGCTGGTTACAACTGCGGCTACTGCTCAACAAATAGCCCCCCCGGAGATTGTTCTGGACCAGTCAGGTTATTATCCAAAGCTGGAAAAAAGTGCGGTTGTACTCCAGGCAGTTTCAGCTAATGGTTTCGAGTTGTTATCTATGCCAGACCGAAAACCAGTGTACACGGGTGTATTATCTGAACCAAAGGTTACCGGCTACTCGAAAATTAAAACCAGGATAGCAGATTTTAGTGCCTTCAATCAACCTGGCCAATACATAATCCGTATTCCCGGAGTTTCTGACTCTCCTGTTTTTAGGATTGCAGAGGGGGTGCACCACGATCTTGCAGTAGCTGCATTAAAAGCATTCTATTATCAGCGTGCCTCATCTGCACTGGATGTAAACTATGCAGGGAAATGGAATCGTGTTGCCGGGCATCCGGATACTTCAGTCTATATTCATCCATCGGCCGCTTCTAAAAACCGGAAGGCCGATAGTAAAATTAATGTTGCTGGTGGATGGTATGATGCCGGAGATTACAATAAATATGTTGTTAACAGTGGGATCTCTACCTCAACCTTACTTTCAGCTTATGAAGATTTTTCTGAATATTTCCTGAATCAGGAGGTGCATATTCCGCATGCAAAAAACAAAGTTCCAGATGTTTTAACAGAGGCTGTTTACAATTTGCGATGGATGCTCAAAATGCAGGACCCTGCTGATGGCGGAGTTTATCATAAATGTACCAATCTGGATTTCGACGCCATGGTGATGCCAGATAAGGCCTTATCAAAACGCTATGTAGTGGCGAAAGGTACTGCAGCTACACTTAATTTAGCCGCTGTTGCCGCACAGGCTTATCGTATTTTTAAACATTTTCCTGAGCAATATCCCGGACTGGCAGATAGTTGCCTGTTAGCATCCAGGAATGCCTGGCGTTGGTCGCTAAATAATCCAAGCGTTATTTACGATCAGGATCTGCTCAACAAAACGTCAGACCTTAAAGTAACCACGGGCACTTATGGCGATAAGAACTTAGAAGATGAATGGACCTGGGCCTCTGCAGAACTATTGGCCTCAACCGGAGAGCAAGCGTATTTTGATGCTTTTTTTGCCCGTTTAAATGATCAGGTGAGCCTACCCAGTTGGAGTAATGTAGGCATACTGGGATATTATACGTTGATTAGATGCGAGGGGCAGTTACCTGAGCGTTACAAAAGTGTAACCAGTATTTTGAAGAAGAAAATACTCACACTTGCTGATCGCTACTTGGCTGCTTTTAAAACAGGCCCATATCATACCGTAATCGGTGCCTCGCTTTACGACTTTGCCTGGGGAAGTAATTCTTCAGCTATGAATCAAAGCATATTACTGATTAAGAGTTATTTGTTTTCCAAAAAGGATGCTTATCTCGATGCTGCGGTTAGTAATCTGGATTACGTTTTGGGTAAAAATGCCACGGGTTATTCATTTGTAACCGGTATTGGTTATAAATCACCTATGCACCCGCATCATCGCCTGTCTTTTGCAGATGGTATTGCTGAACCTGTTCCAGGGTTGCTGGTTGGAGGGCCTAACCGGGAAAAACAAGATGGATTGAAATATGATCCCGAACCAGAATTATCATACCTGGATGATGCCAACTCTTATGCAAGTAATGAAATTGCCATCAATTGGAATGCCCCATTGGTATATGTGGCAAATGCAATGGAATATCTTGAAAAGGGGATGAAAGAAGGAATGAAATAA
- a CDS encoding PAS domain-containing sensor histidine kinase, which yields MRTSTNTSSFIALAPIPIFIIDPYSLKLEYANARFLDLVNGSLQEIEGLIINDILGQDLSLAISAFFLQLENASNNTSIPVQIPDIESNITPFSSYSYFASTFEEAHGTKLKIAVWLIAKTKVTTEPDISITSDQTLVKQESGKEVLSDMKPTEKRPNIEYVQAVGESQQIETDNLLISNGDIKKSESAEAQQALSETWIELETSREWFKNMVHSSPVAMLITKGEDMVFDVINNAMLNLIGRDSSVLGKPWFEAIPELVGQPVVDELFYAYRTGLAHHLPGVGISLIKNGESTLGYYDLTYTPLKENGKVIGLMQTATDITEYVTSKDKLQKAYEQIRLSKEAAQLGTFDMDMVTGRLQWDDRCRLLFGISHSDEVDFERDFLNNLHPEDVERINSILTHVFDKQASNGIYDVKYRTIGYEDKRLRWIRAKGQVYFDANDKPLRFIGSVLDITEQKEDEQRKNDFIGMASHELKTPLTSINGYLQLLQYHARLQSENRMLSTIDKSLNQVKRMTRMIDGFLNVSRLESGKIAIDKQQFEITNLLKEVCEETMTLTKGHRVNLHLNNEIMVNADQNKLSQVLQNLIGNAIKYSDLGSEVNIKYAIDNDHIIISIIDKGIGIKPEHQQKLFDRYYRVENDSTIAGFGIGLYLCAEIVTRHHGKIWVESEFGKGSTFSFSIPLSTAS from the coding sequence ATGCGAACGAGTACCAACACTTCCAGTTTTATAGCACTTGCACCAATACCGATCTTTATCATTGATCCCTATTCACTGAAACTGGAATATGCAAATGCCCGATTTTTAGATTTAGTGAATGGAAGTCTTCAGGAAATTGAGGGACTGATTATTAATGACATCCTTGGTCAGGATTTATCCTTAGCGATCTCTGCCTTCTTTTTGCAGTTGGAAAATGCTTCAAACAATACTTCGATTCCCGTACAGATTCCTGATATAGAGAGCAATATAACGCCATTTTCAAGCTACAGTTATTTTGCTAGTACATTTGAAGAAGCACACGGCACCAAACTGAAGATTGCCGTTTGGTTAATTGCTAAAACTAAAGTTACAACGGAGCCCGATATATCCATCACGAGTGATCAAACCCTTGTAAAACAGGAATCTGGTAAAGAAGTCCTGTCAGATATGAAACCGACAGAAAAACGCCCAAACATTGAATATGTACAAGCGGTTGGGGAAAGCCAGCAAATAGAAACTGACAATTTATTGATTTCTAATGGCGATATTAAAAAAAGTGAATCGGCGGAGGCGCAGCAAGCTTTATCAGAAACCTGGATAGAACTGGAAACCAGCCGGGAATGGTTTAAAAATATGGTTCACTCCTCTCCTGTTGCGATGTTGATTACCAAGGGTGAAGACATGGTTTTTGATGTGATTAATAATGCCATGCTAAATTTGATTGGCAGGGATTCCTCTGTTTTAGGAAAACCCTGGTTTGAGGCTATCCCCGAATTGGTTGGACAACCGGTTGTAGATGAACTTTTTTACGCGTACCGCACGGGGCTCGCCCATCATTTACCAGGTGTTGGCATATCACTAATAAAAAATGGTGAATCTACATTGGGTTATTATGATCTGACTTATACACCTCTGAAAGAAAATGGAAAAGTAATCGGGCTGATGCAGACGGCCACCGACATCACCGAATATGTTACTTCAAAAGATAAACTTCAAAAGGCATACGAACAAATCAGGTTATCTAAAGAGGCAGCGCAATTAGGCACTTTCGATATGGACATGGTTACTGGCCGATTGCAATGGGACGACCGTTGCCGGCTTTTATTCGGGATAAGCCATTCCGATGAAGTAGATTTTGAGCGGGATTTTTTAAATAACCTTCATCCGGAAGATGTAGAAAGGATAAATTCGATTTTAACCCACGTTTTTGACAAACAGGCCAGTAATGGTATTTACGATGTAAAATATCGCACCATTGGATATGAAGATAAACGCCTTAGGTGGATTAGAGCCAAAGGACAGGTTTATTTCGATGCAAATGATAAACCATTGAGGTTTATAGGTTCGGTGCTGGATATTACAGAGCAAAAAGAAGATGAGCAGCGCAAGAATGATTTTATTGGCATGGCGAGCCACGAGCTCAAGACACCGCTTACTTCGATAAACGGTTACCTTCAGTTATTGCAATATCATGCCCGTCTGCAGAGTGAAAACAGGATGCTTTCTACGATTGACAAATCCCTAAACCAGGTTAAGCGGATGACCCGTATGATCGATGGCTTTTTAAATGTATCGAGACTGGAATCAGGAAAGATAGCGATTGATAAGCAACAATTTGAAATTACAAACTTATTGAAGGAAGTTTGCGAGGAAACCATGACTTTGACAAAAGGTCATCGTGTAAACCTGCACCTCAACAATGAGATTATGGTTAATGCAGACCAGAACAAATTAAGCCAGGTGCTTCAAAACCTGATTGGTAACGCCATTAAGTATTCTGATCTGGGAAGCGAGGTCAACATAAAATACGCTATTGATAATGACCATATTATCATCAGTATTATTGATAAAGGTATCGGGATTAAGCCAGAACATCAACAAAAACTTTTTGATCGATATTACAGGGTTGAAAATGACAGCACCATAGCAGGGTTCGGGATAGGGCTGTATTTGTGCGCAGAAATTGTAACCCGTCATCATGGAAAAATATGGGTGGAGAGTGAATTTGGGAAAGGCAGTACGTTTTCTTTCAGTATTCCACTGAGCACTGCGAGCTAA
- a CDS encoding DUF72 domain-containing protein, with protein MKSGKAHIGTSGWKYRHWEGTFYPSDLKKKDQLEYFTAHFDTVELNNSFYRQPTLQNFQAWQEQAPANFVYAVKANRYFTHLKKLNVARKEIVDFLDACLGLEKKLGPILFQLPPKWNINTERLERFLEMLPPEYRYTFEFRNPGWYHDEVFALLKKYNCAFCIYDLAGHQSPIAATADFVYIRLHGPGEKYQGSYSRSVLERWANRCKTWLNEKKDVYLYFDNDQEGYAAFNALEIKKMIKY; from the coding sequence ATGAAATCAGGTAAAGCTCATATCGGTACATCAGGGTGGAAATACCGCCATTGGGAAGGTACGTTTTATCCATCAGACCTTAAAAAGAAAGATCAATTAGAATATTTTACTGCACATTTCGATACGGTAGAACTGAATAATTCTTTTTACCGCCAGCCTACGTTGCAAAATTTTCAAGCCTGGCAGGAACAAGCGCCGGCCAATTTCGTTTATGCCGTTAAGGCCAACAGGTATTTTACGCATTTAAAAAAGCTGAATGTAGCGCGGAAGGAAATCGTTGATTTTCTGGATGCCTGCCTGGGGCTGGAGAAGAAATTAGGGCCAATCCTTTTTCAGCTGCCCCCAAAATGGAACATAAATACTGAGCGTCTGGAAAGATTTTTAGAAATGCTTCCGCCGGAATACCGTTACACCTTTGAATTTAGAAATCCGGGGTGGTACCATGATGAGGTGTTTGCCCTTTTAAAAAAATACAATTGTGCTTTCTGTATTTATGATCTGGCAGGGCATCAATCGCCTATTGCTGCTACGGCCGACTTTGTATACATCAGGCTGCACGGACCTGGCGAAAAATACCAGGGTTCTTATAGCCGATCGGTTTTAGAACGTTGGGCCAACAGGTGCAAAACCTGGCTGAATGAAAAAAAAGATGTTTATCTGTATTTTGATAATGACCAGGAAGGTTATGCGGCGTTTAATGCACTTGAAATAAAAAAAATGATTAAATATTAA
- a CDS encoding response regulator: MDKKKIIICDDDEGIIDVLEMILEEVGHTVISVNDSLKVQSVIDKEQPDLLILDLWMPRLSGQDVLRQLRSHSGHDDLKVIVISASRDGEQIAMDADADQFIAKPFDLNNILDSVNTLLN; the protein is encoded by the coding sequence ATGGATAAAAAGAAAATCATAATCTGCGATGATGATGAAGGGATTATTGATGTGTTGGAAATGATTCTGGAGGAAGTAGGACATACGGTGATTTCGGTAAATGATAGTTTAAAGGTACAGTCGGTTATAGATAAGGAACAACCAGATTTATTGATTCTTGACCTGTGGATGCCAAGGCTTTCAGGGCAGGACGTACTGAGGCAATTAAGAAGCCATTCAGGCCATGATGATCTGAAGGTTATTGTAATTTCAGCCAGCAGGGATGGAGAACAGATCGCAATGGATGCAGATGCAGATCAATTTATTGCCAAACCTTTCGATTTGAACAATATTTTAGATTCAGTTAATACTTTGCTTAATTAG
- a CDS encoding carbohydrate binding domain-containing protein: MKLIQYMLVGIVMLVTSSTVFAQKNLVVNGGFENELDGWVDYSAKATPYMYSSGKMSSAIFSSDSSKWTGMHQVVFLPKNTQYILMSAKIKADAVSTGTKSWNGALFLFETLNKQGTKIGEGINIASVTGDEDWKLYEKAYIIPPGVTQIKLLFALGYVTGTMFIDDVSLKVITQSEFEKYL, translated from the coding sequence ATGAAATTAATACAATATATGCTAGTTGGCATCGTCATGCTGGTAACTAGTTCTACCGTATTTGCACAAAAAAACCTGGTGGTTAATGGTGGCTTTGAAAATGAGTTGGATGGGTGGGTTGATTATTCAGCAAAGGCAACGCCTTACATGTATAGCTCCGGGAAAATGAGTAGCGCTATATTTTCTTCAGATTCTTCTAAATGGACCGGTATGCATCAGGTCGTTTTTTTGCCTAAAAATACCCAGTATATACTCATGAGTGCGAAGATTAAAGCAGATGCAGTGAGTACCGGAACAAAATCATGGAATGGGGCATTATTTCTTTTCGAAACCCTTAACAAACAAGGTACTAAAATAGGCGAAGGAATCAACATTGCTTCAGTTACAGGAGACGAAGATTGGAAGTTATACGAAAAAGCATATATTATTCCGCCAGGTGTTACGCAAATAAAATTGTTGTTCGCGCTCGGTTATGTTACTGGCACCATGTTTATAGATGATGTAAGTCTGAAAGTGATTACTCAATCTGAGTTTGAAAAATATTTGTAG
- a CDS encoding paraquat-inducible protein A, giving the protein MEKIINKPAEGKLIYRILLILALGVLLLAEGFFGFRLHELSEKQEQIKHDYSRVNNITYGLFSVQQWKDKVADIVHHQVSGLKITSKQKKILQGEVEQILLALIDKAEALVNKPKKTISGKIQKFAIKNFVNSDSIRAQVPAFARKIIAEIDNPKNKKQLGRMALGEFNEIAKEESQDTAFVANNAIMKKIYHRYNVSSNQQLNQKLSSTLSNIRQQTYYYCFGMLSCVIVVLAFWWLLRKRTDLHTTLFIMSLLFAFILLAVGLTASMIEVDARIRSLDFVLLGEHVVFSDQVLFFQSKSIMDVVRVLISQSAIDSVLVGVLILAFSILFPVVKLTSTGVHLLGGKRWAENGIIRYFAFQSGKWSMADVIVIAILMAYIGLNGLLENQLRALNINNDSLTILTTNNTALQPGYIIFICFVLYGLILSTILKSITPHDVH; this is encoded by the coding sequence TTGGAAAAAATAATCAACAAACCTGCAGAAGGAAAGCTTATTTACCGCATTTTGCTGATCCTTGCATTAGGCGTACTGCTTTTGGCCGAAGGCTTTTTCGGTTTCAGGCTGCATGAATTATCGGAAAAACAGGAACAGATTAAACATGATTATTCCAGGGTAAATAACATTACCTATGGGCTGTTTTCTGTACAACAGTGGAAAGATAAGGTAGCAGACATTGTTCACCACCAGGTTTCCGGGCTAAAAATAACCAGCAAACAAAAAAAGATTCTACAGGGTGAAGTTGAACAGATATTGCTGGCACTTATTGATAAGGCAGAAGCCCTGGTAAACAAACCAAAAAAAACCATCAGTGGCAAGATCCAAAAATTTGCCATCAAAAATTTTGTCAACTCTGATAGTATCCGCGCGCAGGTACCTGCTTTTGCCAGAAAAATCATTGCAGAAATAGATAATCCAAAAAATAAAAAGCAACTGGGCCGAATGGCTTTGGGTGAGTTTAATGAAATAGCCAAAGAGGAAAGCCAGGATACGGCATTTGTTGCTAACAATGCCATAATGAAAAAAATTTATCACCGTTATAACGTATCTTCTAATCAACAGCTAAACCAAAAGCTTAGCAGTACATTAAGCAACATTCGACAACAAACCTACTACTATTGTTTTGGCATGTTAAGCTGCGTAATTGTAGTACTTGCATTCTGGTGGCTGCTACGCAAACGCACAGATTTGCACACCACGCTCTTTATTATGTCGTTATTATTCGCTTTCATCCTTTTAGCTGTAGGCCTAACTGCATCTATGATTGAAGTTGATGCCAGGATCCGCTCTTTGGATTTTGTTTTACTAGGAGAACACGTAGTTTTTAGCGACCAGGTACTCTTTTTCCAGAGCAAGAGTATTATGGATGTCGTTCGGGTATTGATCAGCCAATCCGCAATAGATTCCGTTCTGGTTGGTGTATTAATCCTGGCTTTCAGTATCCTGTTCCCGGTAGTTAAACTAACTTCGACAGGTGTGCACCTGCTGGGTGGCAAGAGGTGGGCAGAAAACGGGATCATCCGGTATTTTGCCTTTCAATCAGGAAAATGGAGCATGGCAGATGTAATCGTAATTGCTATTTTAATGGCATACATTGGCCTTAACGGACTGCTTGAAAACCAGCTGCGGGCATTAAACATTAATAATGATTCGCTGACTATCCTTACGACCAATAATACTGCCCTGCAACCGGGCTACATTATTTTTATCTGTTTTGTACTTTATGGATTGATCCTTTCGACAATTCTTAAATCTATTACTCCGCACGACGTGCATTAA